One window of Aspergillus oryzae RIB40 DNA, chromosome 3 genomic DNA carries:
- a CDS encoding aldo/keto reductase family protein (predicted protein), producing MTSHERLHIIFGTAAFGTGSPLAKIQDVETAAPIIVTLQARNVTDVDTARAYPVGSPGAAERLLGELGVPTWANLSTKVNSWAPGTHTAEGIQQSVAQSLEALKTDKVDIMYLHAPDRHTPFEETCRAMDAEYRKGKFARFGISNYTADEVEEIVSICEKHGFVKPSVYQGRYNPIIRSGETQLFPVLRRHGISFYAYSPAAVGLFTGRLSQDPSQLAGSRWDDSTASGKIYHDAYYKPAVIAAAQTVADAGAAAGVSGHALALRWTIYHSALSREHGDAVLIGASSLSQLVQNLDAVDAGPLNEELARLVSNVGDLVGDEAAAYHV from the exons ATGACTTCACACGAGCGCCTCCATATCATTTTTGGCACCGCAGCCTTTGGAACCGGATCACCACTGGCCAAGATTCAAGATGTGGAAACAGCAGCCCCGATCATTGTCACCCTCCAAGCTAGAAATGTGACCGATGTGGACACGGCTCGCGCATATCCCGTGGGCTCTCCCGGCGCAGCAGAAAGACTTCTTGGCGAGTTAGGAGTTCCTACCTGGGCTAACCTGTCGACTAAGGTCAATTCTTGGGCACCTGGTACTCACACTGCGGAAGGAATCCAGCAGAGTGTGGCCCAGTCTCTCGAAGCATTGAAGACGGATAAGGTGGACATCATGTACCTGCATGCACCGGACCGCCATACTCCGTTCGAAGAGACTTGCCGAGCCATGGATGCCGAGTACCGCAAAGGAAAGTTTGCCCGCTTTGGCATTAGTAACTACACCGCagatgaggtggaggagatcgtgTCGATTTGTGAGAAGCACGGCTTTGTCAAGCCTAGTGTGTATCAAGGCCGATACAATCCTATCATCCGATCTGGAGAAACGCAGTTGTTTCCTGTACTCAGACGGCATGGGATTAGCTTCTATGCATATAG TCCAGCTGCAGTGGGCCTATTCACAGGAAGGCTCTCGCAGGACCCGAGTCAACTCGCTGGATCGCGATGGGACGACAGT ACTGCATCAGGAAAGATCTATCATGACGCTTATTACAAACCGGCAGTAATTGCAGCAGCCCAGACCGTAGCTGATGCAGGTGCAGCAGCTGGAGTAAGTGGACATGCACTGGCATTGCGATGGACGATCTACCACTCGGCACTGAGCCGTGAACATGGGGATGCTGTGCTTATCGGCGCGTCGAGTCTGTCACAGTTGGTTCAAAACTTGGATGCGGTTGACGCGGGTCCCTTGAATGAAGAACTGGCTAGGTTGGTCAGTAATGTGGGAGATCTTGTAGGAGACGAGGCAGCTGCATACCACGTTTAA
- a CDS encoding argininosuccinate synthase (argininosuccinate synthase) has translation MATEKPRVCLAYSGGLDTSCILRWLIEEGYEVVCFLGNVGQEEDWAAVEEKALKIGAKKMVIEDLRREFVEELCFPAIQCNAIYEGRYLLGTSLARPVIARAQMRVAQREGCQFVSHGATGKGNDQVRFELAFYAIQPSIKIIAPWRDPKFFKRFAGRNDLLDYAAQTGIPVTSTKAKPWSMDANSAHCSYEAGVLEDPNHTPPADMWTMTADPLNAPNEPADITIQFEQGIPTKLVTPEKTYTDSVELFNALNKLGYTHGVGRIDIVENRFIGLKSRGCYDSPAMTILRAAHLDLEGLVLDGQVRSLRDQFVTHNWSILLYNGYYFSPEREFIENSLKFSQKRVNGEVRVRLYKGSPYILGRSSSTEKLYDAEEASMDSLEDFEPTDTTGFIAISSIRLKKYGLQKAEEGENLSRA, from the exons ATGGCTACCGAGAAGCCCCGTGTCTGTCTTGCCTACTCTG GCGGTCTGGATACCAGCTGCATTCTTCGCTGGTTGATCG AGGAGGGCTACGAGGTTGTCTGCTTCCTCGGCAATGTCGGCCAGGAGGAAGACTGGGCCGCTGTTGAGGAGAAGGCCCTCAAGATCGGTgccaagaagatggtgatTGAGGATCTGCGCCGGGAGTTCGTCGAGGAGCTCTGCTTCCCTGCCATCC AGTGCAATGCCATCTATGAGGGTCGCTACCTCCTGGGAACCAGCTTGGCTCGTCCCGTTATCGCCCGCGCCCAGATGCGTGTCGCTCAGCGTGAAGGCTGCCAGTTTGTCAGCCACGGTGCTACCGGCAAGGGTAACGACCAGGTCCGTTTCGAACTGGCTTTCTATGCCATCCAGCCCTCCATCAAGATCATCGCCCCTTGGCGTGATCCCAAGTTCTTCAAGCGTTTCGCTGGCCGTAACGATCTCCTCGACTATGCCGCCCAGACCGGCATCCCTGTTACCTCCACTAAGGCCAAGCCCTGGTCCATGGACGCCAACTCCGCCCACTGCAGTTACGAGGCCGGTGTTCTGGAGGACCCCAACCACACCCCTCCCGCTGACATGTGGACCATGACCGCCGACCCTCTGAACGCCCCTAACGAGCCTGCCGACATCACCATCCAGTTCGAGCAGGGTATCCCCACTAAGCTCGTCACTCCCGAGAAGACATACACCGACTCCGTTGAGCTCTTCAACGCTCTCAACAAGCTCGGCTACACCCACGGTGTTGGCCGTATTGATATTGTCGAGAACCGCTTCATCGGTCTCAAGAGCCGTGGCTGCTATGACT CCCCTGCTATGACCATCCTCCGCGCCGCCCATCTCGACCTCGAGGGTCTCGTCCTGGACGGCCAGGTCCGCTCTCTCCGTGATCAGTTCGTCACCCACAACTGGTCCATCCTCCTCTACAATGGCTACTACTTCAGCCCCGAGCGTGAGTTCATCGAGAACAGTCTGAAGTTCAGTCAGAAGCGCGTCAACGGTGAGGTCCGTGTGCGCCTCTACAAGGGTAGCCCTTACATCCTTGGTCGCTCCAGCAGCACCGAGAAGCTGTACGATGCCGAGGAGGCTTCCATGGACTCCCTCGAGGACTTCGAGCCTACCGACACCACCGGTTTCATTGCCATCAGCTCCATCCG TCTCAAGAAGTACGGTCTGCAGAAGGCTGAGGAGGGCGAGAACCTCAGCCGGGCTTAG
- a CDS encoding uncharacterized protein (predicted protein): MASDTTLPFLQFPPEVRLSIYQYLIPDLPIRNFSLLRDRSKTIHLRHDGSRCCPAILRANHQIYAEVIQEWYGSTSYEIVLDTKYILFCGKVIPPYVPLPSTIQWVQSVRLCLSIQGTPRHIHSQSTLEHLLGFQDRLTTLAVALSDKGYRKLSRLQIDIGVNIPLLLSLSKTPSELVELLNWNLLPLRENVRDVPDVRWELQEQSYGIQSEEFQRSYAGMKSIMCAFLQDMRLDMLERPDG; the protein is encoded by the coding sequence ATGGCTTCGGACACAacgctcccattcctccaaTTCCCCCCGGAAGTCCGCCTATCCATCTACCAGTACCTCATCCCGGACCTCCCGATCCGCAATTTCTCGCTGCTCCGCGATCGCTCGAAGACGATTCACCTGCGACATGATGGCTCGCGCTGCTGTCCCGCGATCCTGCGCGCAAACCACCAGATCTACGCCGAGGTGATTCAGGAATGGTACGGGTCGACGTCTTACGAGATCGTGCTGGATACGAAATACATTTTGTTCTGTGGGAAGGTTATTCCGCCGTATGTGCCGTTGCCGTCGACGATTCAGTGGGTGCAGTCCGTGCGACTGTGTTTGTCGATTCAGGGTACGCCAAGGCATATTCATAGTCAGTCGACGTTGGAGCATCTACTGGGGTTCCAGGATCGGTTGACAACGCTGGCGGTTGCGTTGTCCGATAAGGGGTATCGGAAGCTGAGTCGGCTGCAGATTGATATCGGGGTGAATATTCCGCTCTTGTTGAGTCTGAGTAAGACGCCGAGTGAATTGGTGGAGTTGTTGAATTGGAACCTGCTTCCGCTGAGGGAGAATGTTCGGGATGTGCCTGATGTGCGGTGGGAGTTGCAGGAGCAGAGTTATGGGATTCAGAGTGAGGAGTTTCAGCGGTCTTATGCGGGCATGAAGTCTATTATGTGTGCTTTTTTGCAGGATATGCGGTTGGATATGTTGGAGAGGCCGGATGGGTGA